DNA from Hyalangium minutum:
CAGGTAGCACGCCACGACACCGGCAGACCCCTGACGCCTGTCGCGCGCCTTGGGCTTGAGCGAGCTCTTCGAACCGCCCGTTTCCAGCGTGAGGCGCACAGGCGCCAAGCCCAGGACCGGGTTCAGAACCTCCGCGTCCAGCTTCCCCTCGACCAGCAGGACACTTACAGGCACCGCTGGCCTCCGGGGAGCCGGATCTCCGCATCATCGGGGACGATGGTCTCCAGGTATGGCGAGTGGCTCGTGACGATGAACTGGCAGTCCGGGCCGATTCGGCGCAGAGCATTGAGGAGCGCCTGCTGCTGGGGAGGATGCAGGTGCAGTTCCAGCTCGTCGATAAGCACCACCGAGCGCGTAATGTCCTGTCGAACGAACTCGTAGAGCAGGGGGAAAATGGCCTGCTCTCCCGAGGACATTTCCGCCAAGTCATAGACGCGCTCGCCGCGCTTCAGCAGGAAGTAGAAGTCAGCGGCGCTGGGAGCGCTGTCGACACTGCGTGGCTCGATGCCGACGAAGGATGTTCCGGGGAAGATCTCCGCGAACCGCTTCTCCAGCCGACCAAGATAGTCAGAGGCTTCGGTCCGACGCTGCGACGTATGAAACCCCCACCACCCCACGAGAAACTCTCGGAGTTGCCCAACGCCTCGTTGCCCGTCTCGCCCCAGTGAAGTCAGGTTCCTGTTCTGGTCGAACCAGAAAACGTCTCCGATCCGCTCGTAGTAACTCCTCCATTGGCTCTGAGTCCGTAGCAACTGACGGATGAGGTGCCGCCCCTCGAAAACGCCCTTCGCCCTTCGGTAATCCCTCTGGTCAAGCCGTCCATTCTCGTAGGTGAGCAGATACTCCGTGCGTTCGAAATAGAGTTCCCCACGAGGACGGTGGTTGGTGTGTTCCCATCCGTCAGAGACGTTTTCAATTGCCCTCAGCTCGTCTGGCTCGAAGCGCACTCCTAGTTCAACGCGCGTGCTCCCAAGGCTGGAGACCCGTTCCGCCATGAAGCCGGGCCAATCAAAACCAGCAGGCTCCTCGGTCTTCCGC
Protein-coding regions in this window:
- a CDS encoding AAA family ATPase → MQITRLLIENFKGIERLELSFLEEGTNRPRPLTMLLGDNGSGKTTVLQAIALVLSLATRKTEEPAGFDWPGFMAERVSSLGSTRVELGVRFEPDELRAIENVSDGWEHTNHRPRGELYFERTEYLLTYENGRLDQRDYRRAKGVFEGRHLIRQLLRTQSQWRSYYERIGDVFWFDQNRNLTSLGRDGQRGVGQLREFLVGWWGFHTSQRRTEASDYLGRLEKRFAEIFPGTSFVGIEPRSVDSAPSAADFYFLLKRGERVYDLAEMSSGEQAIFPLLYEFVRQDITRSVVLIDELELHLHPPQQQALLNALRRIGPDCQFIVTSHSPYLETIVPDDAEIRLPGGQRCL